GGGCTCACAAACAATTTAGAGATACgaatttatcaagaagatgatTTTGACCATAAACAAATCTCTCAATGAAATGCCACTTGGAGGTGAGTCTCGGAGAAATTTGATAGGCTTAAGTGAAGATACGAGGCTCGTTGCAAAATGTACAAgcctcaagaagaaagatggacgcAAAGGAGGAAAGCGACATAAGAGCTGTCtagagaagaataaaagaaaaagaaaaaagcaaggaGATGCACCTCAAGTTTTTGGAAGTTACAATAACTCTCCGGATTTTTATAGTAATCTACTCGGTACGTTTGAGGCACCACGAGACTTCAATATGCCTTCCATGATAACATCGCTTGGTAACGGGTAATGCACTATTCTATTTGCAGTAAGTTATGTTCATCttattatgttcattttatcatgcatgcTAAATTCTGATTTGTTATGTCTATTTGCGGAAGTTGTGGATTTGTTGTCTGGATTAATGGTTTTCACTTTCTGATGGGCAAAGTTTTTCCTATTTACTAACACTCGGGACATTTCATTGTGGATGTTTAGGCTTATGAGCTTGGCAATGCAGCCCCACCAGCTCCCCCCGAACTTAGAAGATACAGCCCCACCTCAAGTTCATCTATTTCAAAAAGATGCTACGATTTCGGGTATTGTTGTTTGTCCTGTAGAGAGTTCATCTACTTCGTAGATTCTAAGAAATGTTTGATGTCATATTATCATACCCCGCTAGAGAGGTTTCTTCCTAAAGTTTTGAGGGAAACGAAACTAAAAAATCTTCATCGGTTCGTAGTAACTTGGCTGTTACTACGTAATGTTTATTGTTACTCAATACAATTTCTAATTACTTTGACCAGTAATTTCTGCTAGAAGTACACGACTTAAACGAAACAACGTTATTGGAGAAGGTGGCTCTGGCGGTACTCTTGGCATTGGCTTGCAAATAAATTGTTAATGCTTGAAAACGATGTTTTCTATGTTGCCAGGTGATTTGAGGGCTAGTGCTGTTACATTCCTTCCTTGGATGTCTTATACCTTTTATTTGTAAATCTCCAGGAGAATTTTTCGAAGGCGGATACATCTTTACAAGATGGgttgtttttttcttaagaATCATAAGGGACATGctagtttttcttgtttaagtTTGGTGGTTGGAAGTTGCCAAAATTTGTAAGAATGGGTATCTCTGTGACTCGAGAACTATTCAATTAAGTGAAGCCAAAGGTTTCTTTCTCTTCATCGTCTTTGTTCATCATTATTTGTCTTTATTAAACTTCCGTTGCATGTTTTACGGAATATGCTCTTCCTTTTGGAGGAAATTTTTTGATGCACGTATAAAACACGCTTCCCATTTAAAATGAGGTAAAGCTACTTCAATTTTGTTCGTACTTCATGTCATTTCTGAAGTCTATTAATAAGTTTGTTGTTACTTGATATCACTCAATCTGGTGCTTActggaaaatgatttaaaaaatagactctttcgaaaatcattttacaaaaatgtgattttcttttccaggtTAGTAGAAGGTGGGAAGTATGTTCATCATCTTGTTTCTCCGATTATATAGGttatgaaatttggaaatgagaatcaaataaattttattgctTCGGAGGTTCATGGATCAGATTCTGCAGCTTTGGTTGAAGCACAAATTGAGCTTTTCAACTCTTTGATTGATGGATGTAGAGAGGTTGTCAAAATGGGAAACGTTGATCCGAAGCTTGGTTACGTGGTAGTCTTCCCCCAACCACATCCTTCCCTCCCGTTGATCCGAAGCTTTTCAACTCTTCTAATATTTTAAGTTATGTCTTGTTACTTCCTAATGTTTCATGCTTGACAAAATACTCGATGTTTTATTGTTAGTCAATGTTTTATTTATGGGGGACCTGGTTgcgttttttgttttccattgactaCCATTTGATcccttattctttttcttttttttctcttctgtttttgttgCTCGTATGTTCCCTGTGTTTTGGATTTAAAGATGACTTTTTGTTCCGACTTCATTCGATGTAATTGTTTTACATCCCCTTTCACACTTTTCTAATACAAAACCCTTTTTAGCATAAaatcggaaactttttttttcataaaagaaaagtaaaacaaaaaaatcaaaagggggacatgaaaaagaaaagtaaaaaaaaaggtaatccgctttgtACAAACTCATgtcgtttatataatttgtacctgacctcggtttttcattcatgtttcgcacttttctaatgcgaagccctttttagcgTAGAATcgaaaacttttttttcataaaagaaaagtaaaaaaaaaatcgaaagggagacatgaaaaagaaaagtaaaattcatTTTCATCAATAAGGAAAGAAGATTTGCATAGATAcgtttcaaagaaagaaatgctgGTTGGGCGACAAAGTAATGTCCGGGACAGagtggaggaaaggaaaggaatatGAGACTCCTCATGCCTGTCCTCCTTTCAAGATGTCATTACTCACTAGTTTGAATATCTCTCACAGCAGGAGGTTATTGTGTTCCTCACACAACCTTCATTAACCAACCCCAATTGTTCTaaagcgcaaaaaaaaaaaaaaaagcattaagAGTGTATAAGGCGTAGGCAAACAATTCTCTACGgcaaaaacatgaaaacctGTTTGCGACTTAGAGGGAAAAACTTCAACAAGGGTAGGttgtattaagaaaaaaaacactaaGTCATTACGTGccctgtaaaaaaaaaacacaaacaattCTCAAtagcaaaaacatgaaaacctGTCTGCGACATTACCAGTCATCCTTCCGTATGAGCGTATAAGGCGTATGCAAAGAATCTTTAACAGAGAGAGGACCAAATATAAAAGGTAGTCGCATTTACTTAATAACATTCATTAAGAAGCTCTAAATCTCCAGAAACAAGGTAGCATGTACTTTTGAGTGATTACAAAGGCATAAATGTAGATGCTAAGATCTTTTTCACATCCTATAAGTTCAAGCTAGATCTTCCACAAAACAATAATGCAAGAAGCATTTCTAATCGATGTTGACATTCCTAAAGCCGCTAATCATATCTCGGAAGTTGTCATTCACCTCCCTCGCATTCCGTAGCTCTCGTACGGTCAATAGAAGCGAACCTTGGGTATGTTCCAATTCTTGTATAGTCAATCAATGCGAACATTGGCTATGTTCTTGCTCCCTTCGGGTTTGTTCCAGCTCAAATCAGGTTTGTTCCAACTCCATTTTCAGATCTCTAATTATACGGCTACAACCACTGGGACAATCATCGTCCCGattagacataacaagaaaccATATAATTGTTACATCCCTAaaccattgaaaaattaaagtgtCTTATTACAAGAGTAAGGAACTAATTACAAGAGTAAGGAACTAACATACCTGCTTCACATGTTCATTATTGGGACGAAATAGTGTAGGCAAATGATTTGTCGTTGGCAActccttcatattgaaaaatttcaagtgcGCTTGTTTTGCGACTTCCCAATTGTTATATCCTTTATAATTAGCTTTACTAAAACCACTTACTTGAACTTCAGTTTGAACATGTGAAACAGGTATTAAAGTGTGTTATTACAAGAGTAAGGAACTAACATACCTGCTTCACATGTTCATTAGTGGGACGAAATCGTGTAGGTAAATGATTTGTCATTGGCAActccttcatattgaaaaatttcaagtatgCCTGTTTTGCGGCTTCCCAATTGTTATATCCTTTATAATTAGCTTCACTAAAACCACTTACTTGAACTTCGGTTTGAGGCCAACTATCGTATATGCCGATATTACGGCCATTGAAAACAATATAGTATTCCTTCGGCATTTCAACAAACCTAAAATAGCATAGAGAAGTGATATACAACACCAAGGGGCATTAGCATTCAATTTACAAAGCGTTCTTGTGAAGATCAAAGTAACCACCTTGATGAGAAACCTAAAATATTATCCACTGAACAAAATCAAGTGAGATTAGCAAAGTTCCTTGAAGCATATGAGCGATTCTGGAACCAAAAAAATGCGACAACCAATAGATGAAGCatcaaattttctaatgattGGCAATCAACCAAGCTTTGAACTTCTAAATTAGAGCATATGCATTCCTAAAAGTATCAAAGTGCAACAAAGAGAATATATATGGATGAGGCCCTCCTCCACTAAGGCCGAGTCAGCATGTCATCTAATTAGTGTCCACTATTTTCGTAAACAAGTTcagaatttttcataaatcagaGTATGTAGTCCAATCATGTTCATGAGTAAGCTATCCAGCTCCAGGAAGTCCTCACTCAACCAAGTTCAATACAACACATGGGTAAGATCTTTCTGCCCCAAACAGAACTGCCGGTTTGTTTACTCGTTCAGAATTTTTAATGCAAGGCAACTTTATCGATAACCAAGGATATGAGCACATTTTGTCCAATTGATTCATGCAAAGAACCATAGCTCAAAAAGATAAGAAACACCACCGATTATATGAAGGCTGTTGGAAAAACTTAAATGGTATATCGGCCCAACAGCACACAAACCTCAAATATCCAACATCCATGAAGAACGTGAGACATGCAATTGTCCTAGTAAGACCCTGTCTAACCGGACAACAAATCAAACCTCGCATCATCTTTTGGGTAAGTCTAGGTCTAGCTATAAAGTTGCCATCAACTTGTTGAAGCATAAGTAATGGAACAAGAGGGAGATACTGTTAACTTAGAGTAAAGGTGCCTATTACTCATAGTCCACGCTGGAGCAAAAATGATGAGACTTCGCGAGTGATAATTGAAAGCAAACCAAGCAGTTGTTTGAGCCCAATCTTCAGTCAAGATATTGTCCAGCAGTACTCACGATTTTTATTGGAACATCAAGATGCGAACTAATTGGTTCCCAAAATGAAAGTTCTTACAAGACCACCCAATTCAAGAAAAACACAACCTAATGTCTGCTACTATACAAATCCAAGACAAGAAAGGAGAATCTACGCCCCTCCCTTCAACATTACCATAGGCTCCGGGCAAAAAATGAGACGCCAAAACCaacgaaagaaaaacaaagccgCTCGCTCCATTATTTTAATCGCAAGTCAACTACAAGAACTCTAAACTTCACAAATTCGTAACCCCCAATCTTTTGCCAACATCGATTCACTCGCCAAATGAAACAATCGGACTCCGAATCGCCTCAATCGAAGAACCCCACCAAGAAATCCGAAGCATCTCACACACGTACCCGGCATACATTGGAAAAATTAGTAGATGCGTTAGAGAGAACAACTCGCCTTGTCCTCCGTAGCTTGCCGAGTTGCTCCCCTTGCTGCAGCGCAAGAAATCGTTGAGGAGGAGACGAagcgaaaggaggaggaaggacgAAAGCGCCCGGGGTCGATGGCGGTTCCACGAAGGCCGGCATCGAAGGGGACCGTCACCAGAGAGGAagcgaaaggaggaggaaggacgAAAGCGGACATTTCGCAAGGGAGAGGGTCGatttgtaagatttgaggagagagaaaaatatatttttttattttttatttagaaaatgcTGGTTTCGCGCCCAAATTTTGAGCTGCTCTCCTTAAGATGACGTGGACGAATCTCGGCCTTCGGAttcaaatggacggccggatTTCGTTCTATGTTACCCTGCCATTAACCCTCTATGGCAAGGGATCCAAATCCCTCCTCTGTCCTCTCTCATCATCTCGCGTCTTCCCCAAGCtcactctcctctctcctctgttCTTCCCCACGATATCTATCCTCTCTCTTTACTTCTTGAACGCACACGcctcacctctctctcctctctgtctcgaGAAGCCAACGACgcggcgacgacgacggcgacgacaACAACCGTGATTTTGGCTGCCTTCTCTGTCCTCCGGCGCTCTCTCTTGCTTTGTCCTCCACCGCTCGTTCGCTCTCTGCTCCCGTGCGCACGAAGCTCATCTTTGCTCGGGCGCAAATGCACCGTCCTCGCCGTCGCAACGCCTACCTGGCCTCGGATCTGGTCTGTCTGGGTTGTTTCCACGGTTGCAAatgcaacttcttttttttaagggcCCCTGCGAGTTCGACACGCGTGTTGATGGCGTGTCGTCGGAATCCTGACACGCGATGAATGCATGTCTGAACGACGGAACGTGTCAATATCCGACACCGACGCGGCAACCGCCGTTGAAAAAACGTATCTTTACGTCAGTTTTCTCTCTCGCCCTCAAACTCTCCGTTGCACTCGAACGAACAAGGATTCTTGCAAGGCCGTACGTCAAAAGCTCTTAATTTATGTACAGCAGGTACGTTGCGATCGTATTTCCATCCGTGATTCAAGTTAGTGAATTTTGAACATATTACGGTATGATTTTCCACAGGTTTATCGATTAGAACAAGAATTCATTTCTATCGGCTTCGATCCATCGATGACATGGATCGAATCGAGCTCGAATTGTTCGCGATATTTATTTACACCGCGGCCACAATCACAGCACATCTCATGAGTCATAACGGCCGCAGATCGTATAAAGATAGTAAATTTGTTTCAGACAGGACACCAGCATGTGTACTTATGAAAAGAGAGACTACACATGCTCCCAAGTTTCCGACGACTTTGGATCAGGTTCTCTTGACGGGGTCGAAATTGGCGACGCCAATCACTGCGCCGACGATCGCGCCGAACACGGCTCCCCCGGTGGCAATGCTGAGCAGGAAGTTCTTGAGCGACGGCGAGACCGCGGCCTCCGCCACCTCCGGCACCACCATGGACGCCACCACGGCGGCTGCTGTGGCGCCGGCGATAGCCTTCTCCTTGAGCGAGGCGTTCACCTGGAACTTGGCGGAGGCCCAGACCGCTCGCAATGGCCCAACAACAGTCGGCAATGGCCTGACGAACGCGTCAGAGCTTGGCAGCTTCCGGAGGTTGCCGTGAGTCAGCGGCATGGCCATCGAGACGGCAGAGGTGGAAGCCATTGATGGTGGTGTTGAGCTTCAGGAATGCAGTATTGAAGACGAGAGAGAGTGTGAGTGTGGAGTTTGTGATGGATTGAGAGGtgggagatggagatggagatatGGAAATGCAGGCGTTGGTCAGTCTAGTCGACGACGACGACCCGCTTGCTGACTTGGCGGGTTCTCGAGCGCCATTGGTAGATAAGGTTATCTCATAATCTTTTATTACGTGTGAATTCTTGAAagtgaacaaaaaaacaagaaaaactctggcaaaaaacaagaacaaaaaagaaaaaaaaatccatggtTGCAGACAAAACAT
This genomic interval from Rhodamnia argentea isolate NSW1041297 chromosome 4, ASM2092103v1, whole genome shotgun sequence contains the following:
- the LOC115740689 gene encoding uncharacterized protein LOC115740689, which translates into the protein MASTSAVSMAMPLTHGNLRKLPSSDAFVRPLPTVVGPLRAVWASAKFQVNASLKEKAIAGATAAAVVASMVVPEVAEAAVSPSLKNFLLSIATGGAVFGAIVGAVIGVANFDPVKRT